The Acidobacteriota bacterium genome has a segment encoding these proteins:
- a CDS encoding phage tail protein: MANTANESTVYPFTAFNFAVEINVPDVSSKVCSAAFAECDGLEMTQDVKTIREGGNNGRQIRLSGPVSYGTLTLKRGMTDNFDLWMWFNRVLTQPALRADAEVVLLAPDGRTERARFVLSRCLPIKLKAPPFNAKEGMVAIEEMQLAYEMLTFKLPA; this comes from the coding sequence ATGGCAAACACCGCCAATGAAAGCACTGTGTATCCCTTCACCGCGTTCAATTTCGCGGTCGAAATCAACGTGCCCGACGTTTCGTCAAAAGTGTGCAGCGCGGCCTTTGCCGAATGCGACGGTTTAGAGATGACGCAGGATGTGAAGACGATTCGCGAGGGCGGCAACAACGGCAGACAGATTCGCCTGAGTGGCCCGGTTAGTTACGGCACGCTGACGCTCAAACGCGGGATGACGGACAACTTCGATTTGTGGATGTGGTTCAACCGCGTGCTGACGCAACCCGCGTTGCGCGCCGATGCCGAAGTCGTCTTGCTCGCGCCCGATGGCCGCACCGAACGCGCGCGCTTTGTGCTGTCGCGCTGTCTGCCCATCAAGCTCAAAGCGCCGCCCTTCAATGCCAAAGAAGGCATGGTCGCGATTGAAGAGATGCAACTGGCTTATGAAATGCTGACGTTCAAACTGCCCGCATAA
- a CDS encoding GPW/gp25 family protein, producing MSEAGRIFGRGISFPPRLGPDGRMVWSEGEDNIREAIRVILLTEEQERLQLPEFGGGLGRFLFEPNTVTTRQLITERITQALELWEPRIRLEAVAVEPDTTDPQAAIATIHYRLVATQARERVSLSVSLSGG from the coding sequence ATGAGCGAAGCCGGGCGTATTTTTGGCCGTGGCATCAGTTTCCCGCCGCGCCTCGGGCCGGATGGCCGCATGGTCTGGTCAGAGGGCGAGGACAACATCCGCGAAGCGATTCGCGTCATTCTGCTGACCGAAGAGCAGGAGCGGTTGCAATTGCCTGAATTCGGCGGCGGGCTGGGGCGTTTCCTGTTCGAGCCGAATACCGTGACGACGCGCCAACTCATCACCGAACGCATCACGCAGGCGCTGGAGCTTTGGGAACCGCGCATTCGCCTCGAGGCCGTCGCGGTCGAACCCGATACGACCGATCCGCAAGCCGCCATCGCGACCATCCACTACCGGTTGGTTGCCACTCAGGCGCGCGAACGAGTTTCGTTGAGTGTGAGTTTGAGTGGGGGCTAG
- a CDS encoding type IV secretion protein Rhs — MRNTALDLLLEARVPTGLGGLWYGVFPALVSDIRDPDGQGRVKVLLPSIPDTGDSRYEVWARLATLMGGDNRGSWFIPDVNDEVLVAFEGGNPRRPYVIGALWNGRDRAPETMDGAGNNHRKVLRSRNGVKVTLDDTTGQEKMVLETPGGQKITLKDGPGSIEVVDSNGNSVKLESAGITINAAAKVTISASQITLRAPIVSVDAGNTNISGVTRTDTHISNSVISASYTPGAGNIW; from the coding sequence ATGCGAAACACCGCTCTCGATTTGTTGTTGGAAGCGCGCGTGCCCACCGGCCTTGGCGGGTTGTGGTACGGCGTCTTTCCGGCGCTGGTCAGTGACATCCGCGATCCTGATGGACAAGGGCGCGTGAAAGTGTTGCTGCCATCGATTCCCGATACAGGCGACAGCCGTTACGAAGTCTGGGCGCGGCTCGCGACCCTGATGGGCGGCGACAATCGCGGCAGTTGGTTCATTCCCGACGTGAATGACGAAGTGCTGGTGGCATTTGAAGGCGGCAATCCGCGCCGCCCCTATGTTATCGGCGCGCTCTGGAATGGACGTGACCGCGCGCCCGAAACGATGGACGGCGCGGGCAACAATCACCGCAAGGTGCTGCGTTCGCGCAACGGCGTCAAAGTCACGCTCGATGACACCACCGGGCAGGAAAAAATGGTGCTCGAAACGCCGGGCGGGCAAAAGATCACGCTGAAAGATGGCCCCGGTTCTATCGAGGTCGTGGATAGCAACGGCAATTCGGTGAAGCTGGAAAGCGCGGGCATCACCATCAACGCGGCGGCCAAAGTCACGATCAGCGCCAGTCAGATTACGCTGCGCGCGCCCATCGTGTCGGTGGACGCGGGCAACACCAACATCAGCGGTGTCACGCGCACCGATACGCACATCAGCAACAGCGTCATCAGCGCGTCGTATACGCCGGGCGCAGGCAACATTTGGTAA
- a CDS encoding phage late control D family protein: MSNRSTLRATQPTLSLAGEEKPALSSALLSMLLEENTDGLFRCEALFGNWGASGQGAGFLYFDRRTLDFGQELQVKFGQDVAFTGRISGLEANYPEDGAGTPELNVLAEDRLQDLRMTRRTRSFEDVSDADLLRRFANEHGLQPEINVNGPTHKSLAQVNQSDLAFLRERARAIDAELWVEDRKLFAQSRARRGQDTLQLTYKFNLREFSVLADLARQATGVTVSGWDVAAKAALSHEATKDAIGNELNGDLSGVQLLADKFGTRREALTHTVPLTGEETQAAAEAWFRRGARRFVVGRGVAETQKRLRVGGTLDLQGLGPLFNGKYYVCAVKHRFDRVHGLRTEFTVERPGIGRG; the protein is encoded by the coding sequence ATGTCGAATCGTTCCACATTACGCGCCACGCAACCCACGCTGAGCCTTGCGGGTGAGGAAAAGCCTGCGCTCTCGAGCGCCTTGCTGAGCATGTTGCTGGAAGAAAACACCGACGGGCTCTTTCGTTGTGAAGCGTTGTTTGGCAATTGGGGCGCGAGCGGGCAGGGCGCGGGCTTTCTCTATTTTGACCGCCGCACGCTCGATTTCGGGCAGGAGTTGCAAGTGAAATTCGGGCAGGACGTAGCGTTCACCGGACGCATCAGCGGCCTCGAAGCCAATTACCCTGAAGACGGCGCGGGCACGCCCGAATTGAATGTGTTAGCCGAAGATCGTTTGCAGGATTTGCGCATGACGCGCCGCACGCGCAGCTTCGAGGATGTCAGCGACGCCGATCTGTTGCGCCGCTTTGCCAACGAACACGGCTTGCAACCGGAGATCAACGTGAACGGCCCGACGCACAAAAGCCTGGCCCAGGTTAATCAGAGCGATTTGGCCTTTCTGCGCGAACGCGCCCGCGCAATTGATGCCGAACTTTGGGTCGAAGATCGCAAACTCTTTGCGCAATCGCGCGCGCGGCGTGGCCAGGACACTTTGCAACTGACCTACAAATTCAATCTGCGCGAATTCAGCGTGCTGGCTGATCTGGCGCGCCAGGCGACCGGCGTCACCGTCAGTGGCTGGGATGTCGCGGCGAAAGCTGCGCTTTCCCACGAAGCCACCAAAGACGCCATTGGCAATGAACTCAATGGCGATCTGAGCGGCGTGCAATTGCTGGCCGACAAATTCGGCACACGCCGCGAAGCGCTCACGCACACCGTCCCGCTAACGGGCGAAGAGACTCAGGCCGCCGCCGAGGCCTGGTTCCGGCGCGGGGCGCGGCGCTTTGTGGTGGGGCGCGGCGTGGCCGAAACTCAAAAACGGTTGCGCGTGGGTGGCACGTTAGATTTGCAAGGGCTGGGGCCGCTCTTCAACGGCAAGTATTACGTTTGCGCGGTCAAACACCGCTTTGATCGTGTGCACGGATTGCGCACGGAATTTACGGTCGAACGGCCTGGTATAGGCCGAGGCTGA
- a CDS encoding LysM peptidoglycan-binding domain-containing protein: MPESVNLQKAQLTEIEFLPNGNVRDGQKKVTVQFNPETLKLSFANQVVEASSASGSNQQSSGAGSQSAGTAGRQFVGAGTTKLALQLWFDVTAPQPEGGVSNAPSAKGQVDDVRKLTQEVVFFITPKQSPQKPAEYSPPGVRFSWGSLIFEGVLDSLEESLEFFSSEGKPLRASMSLNLSQQKILSTNFGANPAPDGGALAGTQPLTTAAAGATLQGLAARAGLGDNWQAIAAANGIENPRQLQPGQLVNLNVGL; encoded by the coding sequence ATGCCTGAATCAGTGAATTTACAAAAAGCCCAGCTTACCGAAATCGAATTCCTGCCCAACGGCAATGTGCGCGATGGCCAGAAAAAGGTGACGGTGCAGTTCAATCCTGAAACCCTCAAGCTCAGCTTCGCCAACCAGGTCGTTGAGGCGAGTAGCGCCAGTGGCAGCAACCAGCAAAGCTCTGGCGCAGGCAGTCAGAGCGCGGGCACGGCGGGCCGTCAATTCGTCGGCGCGGGCACGACCAAGCTGGCCTTGCAACTCTGGTTCGACGTCACCGCGCCGCAGCCGGAAGGCGGTGTCTCGAATGCGCCCAGCGCGAAAGGGCAAGTGGACGACGTGCGCAAGCTGACGCAAGAGGTCGTGTTTTTCATCACGCCCAAACAGTCGCCGCAAAAGCCGGCTGAGTATTCACCGCCGGGCGTGCGGTTCAGTTGGGGGTCGCTGATTTTTGAGGGCGTGCTGGATTCGCTCGAAGAGTCGCTCGAATTCTTTTCCAGCGAGGGCAAGCCGTTGCGCGCCAGCATGTCGCTCAACCTCTCGCAACAAAAGATTCTGAGCACCAACTTCGGCGCTAATCCCGCGCCGGACGGGGGCGCATTAGCAGGCACGCAACCGCTGACCACGGCGGCGGCAGGCGCTACGTTGCAAGGACTCGCCGCCCGCGCGGGCCTGGGCGACAACTGGCAAGCCATCGCCGCCGCGAATGGCATCGAGAACCCGCGCCAGTTGCAACCAGGGCAACTGGTCAATCTGAACGTGGGGCTTTGA
- a CDS encoding phage tail protein, producing MAELRKDRPYVQFNFLVDLGNGDTEGPDAGFQEISGIGMEVTVAEYRTGNARENSVKKITGLNKATDVTFKRGVIGSLALYNWLNEIRNGDQNQRRTVTIHLQNEDHTLNVMTWVLKDARIIKHTSGPLNAKGTDVAMEEMVLAYERLEMK from the coding sequence ATGGCTGAATTACGCAAAGATCGTCCGTATGTGCAGTTCAACTTTTTAGTAGACCTGGGCAATGGCGACACCGAAGGCCCGGATGCCGGCTTTCAGGAAATCAGTGGCATCGGCATGGAAGTGACGGTCGCCGAATACCGCACCGGCAACGCGCGCGAAAACAGCGTCAAGAAAATCACCGGCCTCAACAAAGCGACCGATGTGACGTTCAAACGCGGCGTGATCGGTTCGCTGGCGCTCTATAACTGGCTCAACGAGATTCGCAACGGCGATCAGAACCAGCGCCGCACCGTCACCATCCATCTGCAAAACGAAGATCACACCCTGAACGTGATGACCTGGGTGCTCAAGGATGCGCGCATCATCAAACACACCAGCGGCCCGCTCAATGCCAAAGGCACCGACGTCGCGATGGAAGAAATGGTGCTCGCTTATGAGCGGTTGGAAATGAAGTAG